Proteins from one Gimesia maris genomic window:
- a CDS encoding NAD+ synthase has translation MKIALAQLNPTVGDLSGNCQKILETVNRAEQSGVDLVLFPELVLCGYPPKDILLREGFIEACDHAVDRLAAQLNPDIGVVIGHPTGRDLPQGRIANAASLLFQGKIDSQIHKLLLPNYDVFDEQRYFRHADLKQIKPVSFRELKLGLHICEDAWWGQADTFYHNQPFELPDPVKILAEAGSDLLVNISASPFEIDKRKRRGEIVGAHRDRYSIPYLFVNQVGGNDDLVFDGHSFVMDAAGDLVLQMPGFREDLQFYETGQSVDRGPGESDDLSREEQLFEALVLGLRDYIQKCGFTDCVLGLSGGIDSALACAIAAEAIGPERVHALLLPSRYSSDHSVADSLELAENLGLDYETIPIDSVHLAFENLPVIGDDLKLEPAGLADQNLQARIRGANVMVRSNQHGWMALATGNKSELAMGYCTLYGDMAGGFAVLSDVFKCDVYRVARYVNQRAGRIVIPENILEKAPSAELAPNQVDQDSLPPYDLLDGILKGLIEDERSVKSLSKEYPPETVRWVAGRLDRNEFKRRQMPPGIKLSARAFGSGRRMPMAARFQWDEE, from the coding sequence GTGAAAATTGCTTTGGCCCAATTGAACCCGACTGTCGGCGATCTGTCCGGCAATTGTCAGAAAATTCTGGAAACAGTGAATCGCGCAGAACAGTCTGGCGTTGATCTGGTTCTTTTCCCGGAACTGGTTCTCTGCGGCTACCCGCCCAAGGATATTTTACTCAGAGAAGGTTTTATTGAGGCCTGTGATCATGCTGTAGACCGACTGGCAGCACAGTTGAATCCTGATATCGGCGTTGTGATTGGTCATCCTACAGGACGCGATCTTCCTCAAGGACGCATCGCCAATGCGGCCAGTCTCCTGTTTCAGGGAAAAATCGATTCTCAAATTCATAAATTACTGCTGCCCAATTATGATGTTTTCGATGAGCAACGCTATTTTCGTCATGCAGATCTGAAGCAGATAAAACCTGTATCATTCCGGGAGTTGAAGCTGGGTTTGCATATTTGTGAAGATGCCTGGTGGGGGCAGGCGGATACCTTCTATCATAATCAGCCATTTGAGCTTCCGGATCCAGTCAAAATTCTCGCGGAAGCCGGCTCCGATTTACTGGTCAATATTTCTGCCAGTCCCTTCGAGATAGATAAACGAAAGCGGCGCGGAGAGATTGTTGGTGCGCATCGGGATCGATACTCGATTCCCTACCTGTTTGTGAATCAGGTCGGGGGAAATGACGATCTGGTGTTTGACGGTCATAGTTTTGTAATGGATGCTGCCGGTGACCTGGTATTGCAGATGCCAGGGTTTCGAGAAGACCTCCAGTTTTATGAGACAGGCCAGTCCGTCGACAGAGGACCAGGGGAAAGTGATGATCTATCCCGTGAAGAACAGCTTTTTGAAGCATTGGTCCTTGGTCTGCGCGACTATATACAGAAGTGTGGATTTACAGATTGTGTATTGGGACTGTCTGGTGGAATCGACAGTGCGCTGGCCTGCGCAATTGCTGCAGAAGCGATCGGACCAGAGCGGGTGCACGCCCTACTGCTCCCCAGTCGATACAGCAGCGATCATAGTGTAGCTGACTCACTGGAGCTGGCAGAAAATCTGGGGCTCGACTATGAGACGATCCCCATTGATTCAGTTCATCTTGCCTTTGAGAATCTTCCGGTGATTGGCGATGACTTGAAACTTGAACCAGCCGGACTGGCGGACCAGAATTTACAGGCACGCATCAGGGGAGCGAATGTGATGGTCCGCAGCAATCAGCATGGCTGGATGGCATTGGCGACAGGAAACAAGAGTGAACTGGCCATGGGCTATTGCACCCTGTATGGGGATATGGCGGGCGGGTTTGCTGTACTGAGTGATGTATTCAAGTGCGACGTCTATCGAGTCGCCCGGTATGTGAATCAGAGAGCGGGAAGAATTGTGATACCGGAAAACATTCTCGAAAAAGCTCCGAGTGCTGAGCTGGCCCCAAATCAAGTCGACCAGGATTCACTACCCCCTTACGACTTACTGGATGGAATTCTGAAAGGTCTGATTGAGGACGAACGTTCGGTGAAGAGTCTGTCGAAGGAATACCCTCCGGAAACCGTGCGCTGGGTGGCTGGACGACTGGATCGCAATGAATTCAAACGACGACAGATGCCACCGGGGATTAAGCTCTCTGCCCGTGCGTTCGGTTCCGGGCGCCGCATGCCGATGGCTGCCCGTTTTCAATGGGATGAAGAATAA
- a CDS encoding exo-beta-N-acetylmuramidase NamZ domain-containing protein translates to MKNYLWILITVLLFVSCGHRGQAANPAHLPFSSPESAGMDAGRLALIDFVVQRGLERDSMPGAVVLVGYQGKVVFLKAYGDRQVQPEKVAMTTDTVFDMASLTKPVATATSIMQLIEQGKVQLSDPVAKYIPEFAVNGKQDITVYQLLTHQGGLIPDNSIKDYQDGPEKALQRIYDLKLYYEPGTRFAYTDVGFILLGDIVKRVTGQSVHEYSQKHIYQPLGMTETGYLPAAELRQRAATTQQREGRWMQGEVHDPRAYKLDGVAGHAGLFSTAEDLAIYAQALLNQGRSGKKQVLKPETVDLMTRGYQVVDIKRGLGWDVLSGYSSNRGDLFSRQAFGHGGFTGTALWIDPAQDLFVIFLSNRVHPDGKGSINSLAGRIGTIAAAAISPAAVPQPASDASSSDSLNVLTGVDVLQGEQFKSLKGLRVGLITNHTGLTRDGKSTVQILNDAPEVNLKTLFSPEHGFAGKLDVSKIGDSTDQKTGLKIFSLYGKTRTPTPESLQDLDVLVFDIQDVGARFYTYISTMGNAMRAAKQQGIRFVVLDRPNPINGMIFSGPVLDEVSQSFVGFHRIPVRHGMTAGELARMFNTEMKIGADLQVIRMQNWKREMYYDETGLTWVNPSPNMRSLNEAVLYPGIGLLETTNLSVGRGTDTPFEWIGAPWLDGVQLARELNRSGLPGIRFVPVQFTPASSKYADELCGGVNFIVTDRQRFQSVETGLEIACQLRRLYPERWETKSFNRLLGNQSVFDAIVAGKSIAQVQALYQQDLAEFGFRRARYLLY, encoded by the coding sequence ATGAAAAACTATCTCTGGATTCTGATTACGGTACTATTATTCGTCAGCTGTGGTCATCGAGGGCAGGCAGCCAATCCCGCACATCTGCCTTTCTCTTCACCGGAATCGGCGGGCATGGATGCCGGACGGCTGGCGCTGATTGATTTTGTCGTGCAACGAGGATTGGAACGTGATTCCATGCCCGGTGCAGTCGTACTGGTGGGCTACCAGGGAAAAGTCGTTTTTCTTAAAGCGTATGGTGATCGACAGGTCCAGCCTGAAAAAGTGGCGATGACTACGGATACCGTGTTTGATATGGCGTCACTGACCAAACCCGTTGCAACAGCAACGAGCATCATGCAACTGATCGAACAGGGCAAAGTACAACTCAGTGATCCTGTCGCAAAATATATCCCTGAATTTGCCGTCAATGGAAAGCAGGACATCACTGTCTATCAACTGTTAACACACCAGGGGGGATTGATTCCCGATAATTCCATCAAGGATTATCAGGATGGCCCGGAAAAGGCGCTGCAGCGTATTTATGACCTGAAGTTATATTACGAGCCCGGAACCCGCTTTGCCTATACCGACGTTGGTTTTATTCTACTGGGTGATATTGTAAAACGCGTGACGGGGCAGTCGGTGCATGAATATTCGCAGAAACATATTTATCAGCCACTGGGTATGACTGAAACAGGCTATCTCCCGGCAGCGGAATTGAGGCAGCGTGCCGCGACCACTCAACAGCGCGAAGGGCGCTGGATGCAGGGCGAGGTACACGACCCACGGGCCTATAAACTGGATGGCGTCGCTGGACATGCTGGTCTGTTTTCGACCGCCGAAGATCTGGCCATCTATGCTCAAGCACTGTTGAATCAGGGACGTTCTGGAAAGAAACAGGTCTTGAAACCAGAGACAGTCGATTTGATGACCAGGGGTTACCAGGTCGTCGACATTAAACGGGGACTGGGCTGGGATGTTCTTTCGGGTTATTCTTCGAATCGGGGAGACCTCTTTTCCCGTCAGGCGTTCGGGCATGGTGGCTTTACCGGTACCGCGCTCTGGATCGACCCGGCACAGGACCTGTTTGTGATTTTTCTCAGTAATCGAGTGCACCCGGACGGGAAAGGTTCCATCAACTCGCTGGCAGGACGCATCGGTACCATTGCGGCAGCGGCCATCAGTCCTGCAGCAGTCCCGCAGCCTGCTTCGGATGCTTCATCGAGTGACAGTCTGAATGTTTTAACTGGCGTAGACGTACTGCAGGGAGAACAGTTTAAATCACTAAAAGGCCTGCGAGTCGGCTTGATTACCAACCACACAGGGCTGACCCGGGATGGAAAAAGTACCGTACAGATATTGAATGATGCTCCTGAGGTCAATTTGAAGACTCTCTTCAGTCCCGAACATGGCTTCGCGGGCAAGCTGGATGTGTCGAAGATCGGTGACAGCACCGATCAAAAAACGGGCCTGAAGATATTCAGCCTGTATGGTAAAACCCGCACTCCCACACCGGAAAGTTTGCAGGATCTGGATGTGCTCGTGTTTGATATCCAGGATGTGGGTGCCCGGTTTTATACCTATATTTCTACCATGGGAAATGCGATGCGAGCCGCAAAGCAGCAGGGGATTCGCTTTGTCGTACTCGATCGCCCGAATCCGATCAATGGAATGATATTTTCCGGACCGGTTCTGGATGAAGTTTCACAGTCGTTCGTAGGCTTTCATCGTATTCCCGTTCGTCATGGCATGACTGCCGGGGAACTGGCTCGGATGTTTAATACGGAAATGAAAATCGGCGCCGACCTGCAGGTGATTCGCATGCAGAACTGGAAACGCGAAATGTACTACGATGAAACCGGTTTGACCTGGGTGAATCCCTCACCCAATATGCGGAGTCTGAATGAAGCAGTGCTCTATCCCGGAATCGGACTGCTGGAGACGACGAATCTGTCGGTCGGGCGTGGGACGGATACTCCCTTTGAATGGATTGGTGCTCCCTGGCTCGACGGAGTGCAACTGGCCCGGGAATTGAATCGCTCGGGGCTGCCGGGGATACGATTCGTGCCTGTTCAGTTCACACCCGCATCCAGTAAGTATGCTGATGAATTATGTGGCGGCGTGAATTTCATTGTGACTGATCGACAGCGGTTTCAGTCTGTAGAGACCGGTCTGGAGATTGCCTGTCAGCTACGCAGATTGTATCCGGAGCGTTGGGAAACAAAATCGTTTAATCGTCTGTTGGGAAATCAGAGCGTATTTGATGCCATTGTTGCCGGTAAATCGATCGCGCAGGTTCAGGCCCTGTATCAACAGGATCTGGCC